The following nucleotide sequence is from Acetivibrio cellulolyticus CD2.
TCTTCCTTTTTTGGGAGTATCAGTGTGAGAATACCATTTTCATGCTTTGCCGTAATCTTGTCGCTGATAATATTCTCAATGGAAAAAGACCTGACCATGGAGCTTGTTCTTCTTTCCCTTCTTAAGTAATTATCCTTCTTTTCCTCTGCCTTTTCATCCTTCTTCACGCTGATTGTCAGTCTGTCGTCATGAACCTCCAGGTTGATTTCGTCCTTTTTAACCCCTGGCAGCTCTGCCTCAAGGATATATTCCCTGTCATTTTCACTGATGTCCACTCTCATCTGTCCGCTGTTATTGAAGTGAGATGGAAAAACCGTGTCGTTGAAGAAATTTTCAAATACCCTGTCCATATCAAAGAGATCGAACAGACTGCCATTTTTTCTTTGTACTCCATTGTTTTTCCTTTCAAACGGTATCAAGCTTGACATACATAACACCTCCATAATGATTGAATTAAAGTTTAGCTTGTGGTTTTATTTAATATCAATTTTCCTGGTTTTTTGCTGTACCTGCTCCACCTTGGGCAGTGTAACGGTGAGAATTCCATTCTCCATTTTGGCGGATATCTTATCCGTTGCAATATTTGAAATTGCAAAGCTTCTTTCCATTGCCAGCGCTTTTCTTTCCTTCCTTACATATACGTTTTCAGCTTCTCCCTTCTGTTCCTTTCCTTTAACCGAGATAGTAAGCCTGTCTTCTGTTGCATCTATATGGACATCTTCCTTGCAAAAGCCTGCAAGCTCTGCCTCGAGAATAAATTCCCTTTCGGTTTCCCTGATGTCCACTTTCATCTGGCTGCTGTTTCTGTAGAAGGAAGGAAGAACCGCATCGTTGAAGAAATTCTCAAAAATGCTGTCAATGTCAAAATAGTCACCGTTTCTCCTTTGAACACCTCTGCCCTTTCTTTCAAATGGAACCAATCCGAACATAAACAACACCTCCAATCATCTCAGTTCATTTTTATTCTTATTCGTTCCTTACACTATTAGTTATACAATTTTCATATTGCTTTTTCAACTTTCGACTTTGACTATCTTTGACTTTTATTTGCACTGAGTTTGATTTTTATAAGTTTATCTTCTGAAATCTCAAAATTTCTTAATTTTTTGGAATATTTTATCTTATAAAGGGTTAAGTATTAAAGCTACACTTTAAAGGACTTCTGTCTGTGAAAATACGCCGATATTTTAAAGTCACCAATGCTCTGCCTTACGGTATCCATTCTGACCAATGCTTTAGCGGTATGGATTATTATCATACCAAGCAACAGCACGGCAATAATCTGCTTGATTGGCTGAGCTGCTGCATTCACATATATCGAGAGCACAGGCTGCAGGACTGTCAACTGCACATATGCAAGAATTCCCCAGAACAAGGAAAACTTAAGGCAAATCCGGCCATGCAGGTTCAATACCTCTCCACTGTAATCCCAAGCCTTGATATCCAGGAGCTTTTCCATAACGTATCCTGTTACATACTCCAGAAAGGTTGTAATAACTACTGCTGAAGCTATACTCATGTAAAAAGGCATTGACCCGGACTTGATAAACCTATCAAGCCCCAAAATCAATAGAGCTCCAAATCCATAGATGGGACATATGGGTCCGGCCAGAAAACCCCTGTTTACAAACCGTTTTTCCTTGTAAGCAGCATAGGCAACCTCAACAACCCAGCCAACAAACGCATACAGCATAAAGTAGATGACAGTATCATAGAAGCCGCCCCACATATATCTTCCTCCTTCCGCTCCACCTTCATGGGAGGAAAGCCAGCCACCAGTACCTCCAGTACCTCCAGTGGCTGGCGTATATTTCCTATCCCACTATAAGTCTTAATAATCCATATCACCAGCAGGCATAGAAGGTGCTTTCTTCTTCTCAGGCTTTTCAGCTACAGCACTTTCGGTAGTCAGAATCATAGCTGCCACCGAAGCCGCATTCTGTAGCGCAGACCTTGTAACCTTGACAGGGTCTACAATACCGGCCTTGAACATATCCACATACTCTTCCTTAGCCGCATCAAAGCCTATTCCTTTATCGTTGTTCTTCACTTTTTCAACAATAACTGAGCCATCAATCCCGGCATTTATTGCAATCTGGCGGAGAGGCTCTTCAAGAGCCCTGAGTATGATGGACGCTCCAGTCTTCTCATCCCCATGGAGAGTGTTAACCAGCTCTTTGATGTCTGGAAGTGTATTGATATATGCTGTACCGCCGCCTGGAACAATACCTTCCTCCACAGCAGCCCTGGTTGCATTCAAGGCATCCTCCACCCTGTATTTCTTTTCCTTCATTTCTGTTTCGGTAGCTGCTCCCACTCTGATGACAGCTACACCTCCCGCAAGCTTAGCCAGTCTTTCGTTGAGCTTTTCCTTGTCGTAGCTTGAGGTGGTAAGCTCGATCTGCTTCTTGATGGATTCCACCCTGTCACGGATGGCCTTGGAATTTCCTGCACCATTTACAATAATGGTGTTTTCCTTTTGCACCTTGACAGATTTCGCCTTACCAAACCATTCTAGCTTGATTTCCTTTATGTTCATGCCAACCTCTTCTGATATGACTTCACCGCCTGTAAGGATAGCAATATCCCGAAGCATTTCCTTCCTTCTGTCACCAAAGCCCGGTGCTTTCACAGCCACACAGGTGAATGTGCCACGAAGCTTGTTGACCACAAGGGTTGCCAGTGCATCCCCTTCCACGTCCTCTGCGATCAGGAGCATTTTGCCGCCGTTTTTTACTACCAGCTCAAGGGCAGGAAGCAAATCCTGAACATTGTTTATCTTTTTGTCGGTAATGAGGATGTATGGGTCTTCCAGTAAAGCCTCCATTTTTTCATTGTCTGTAACCATATAGGGAGATACATAACCTTTGTCAAACTGCATTCCCTCGACAACTTCAATAATGGTGTCAGATGCCTTGTTCTCTTCAATGGTGATAACTCCCTCTGCTGTTACCTTTTCCATTGCATCTGCAATAAGCTGGCCAATTTTTTCATCCCCTGATGAGATGGTGGCTACAAAAGCCATGTCATCCTTGCCCTTCAGCTTCTGGCTGTTCTTTTTTATGCTTTCAACCGCTTTTTCAACTGCCTTTTCCATTCCCTTTTTCAATATAATGGGATTAGCCCCGGAGGCAACATTTTTAAGCCCCTCCCTCACAATAGCCTGTGCAAGAAGTGTAGCTGTGGTTGTTCCGTCACCGGCAATATCATTTGTTTTGCTGGCAACCTCCTTTACAAGCTGCGCCCCCATATTCTCATAAGGGTCTTCCAGCTCAATTTCCTTTGCTATGGTAACACCATCGTTGGTAATGGTAGGAGAACCGTATTTTTTCTCCAGCACCACATTTCTTCCTTTGGGTCCCAAGGTAACCTTGACGGCGTCTGCAAGCTTGTTTACACCTGCTTCAATGGATCTTCTCGCCTTTTCATCAAATGCAATTATTTTTGCAGCCATTATAAATCAACCTCCTTACTCGATTACTGCCAGGATATCATCCTGCTTCGCTAAAAGATATTTTTCGTTATCCAGCTTGACCTCTGTTCCGGCATATTTGCTGTAAAGAACCCGGTCACCTTTTTTCACAACCATTTTAATTTCCTTTCCATCCTTCACCTCACCCGGACCGATTTCAACCACCTCAGCCATATAGGGCTTTTCCTTGGCGTTGGACGGAAGCACAATTCCGCTTTTTGTTGTTTCTTCACTTTCAATTTCCTTCAAGAGTACCCTGGTACCCAGCGGTTTAATGTTCATAAATCAACCGACTCCTTTCGTATGCTTTTTATTTAAATTTAGTATATTGTTAAAAGCTTGATGCTTTTAAGCCACCTTCAACGGGCAGATTGAATCGGATATTTCCTTTTTTATCTGCTCAAGACGCTCGGGAGTTCTGGCCTCGCACCGCACGATAAGCTCAGGACCTGTATTTGACGCTCTGACCAACCCCCAGCCGTCACCAAACTGTACACGAACTCCATCTATATCAATGATGTTATTGCCTGAAGCCTTAAAATATGTTTTTGCCTTGCCCACATAAAAGAGCTTTTCTTCCTCTGTGCACTCAACCCTGATTTCAGGGGTTGCATAGGTTTTAGGCACATCTGCCAAAAGCTCGCTTAAGGACTTGCTGCTTCCAGACAGGATTCTTAATAGCCTTGCACATGCATAGAATGCATCATCATACCCGAAATACTCATCCGCAAAGAACATATGTCCGGACATTTCTCCGGTAAATACTGCATTAATTTCCTTCATTTTTGCCTTTATGAGAGAATGGCCGGTCTTGTAGAATATAGGCTGCCCTCCGAGTCTTTTTACCTCGTCCACCAGTGTTTCGGAGCACTTCACCTCAACAATGGCAGGAGTGCCTGGGTGCTTGGGCAGTATCTCCCTCCAGAAAAGGATCATCAGCATGTCTCCCCATATGATGTTACCCTGGTTGTCAACAACCCCAAGCCGGTCTCCATCCCCGTCAAAGCCTACCCCAAGATCTGCCTTGTTGGCCTTGACAGCCTTTATTAAATCCTTTAGGTTTTCCGGCTTTACCGGGTCGGGAAAATGGTTGGGGAAATCCGGGTTGGAATCGCAATAAAGGGGTATAGCCTCACAGCCCAACTCCTTAAGAAGCTTGGGTGCAAAAAGCCCCGCTGTACCATTGCCGCAGTCTACCACAACCTTGAGCCTACGTCCCGGAAGCTTGATTTTTTCCTTTACCATACTTATATAGTCCTTCACAGGAGATTGTACAGTCAGCTTTCCCTGTCCGCTATCAAAATCATCCTCTTGAATCATCCTTTTGATATCCTGTAGCTCTTCACCATATAATGTCCTGCCGTCATACTGCACCTTGAAGCCGTTATATTTTGCAGGGTTATGGCTTGCCGTAATCATAATGCCTGATTTTATGTTATATAGGTGTGTGGCGTAGTAGAATATGGGGGATACCACCACTCCGATATCCTTTACATTTATGCCTGTATCCAGAAGCCCCTTTACCAAGCTGTTGAAGAGCTCGGGAGAGGATTTCCTGTTATCCTTACCTACAACAGCTTCTATCTCCCCTTTTCTTTTGATATAGGTTCCAAAGGCTTTTCCGATAAGCTCTGCGTCCTTTGCCGTCAAATCTTCATTGTATATACCCCGTATATCGTATTGTCTGAAAATTCCTTCGTTTATACTGCTCATTTTGCCTCACTCCTTTTCTCACACATTAACCTCAGATATTTTCATATACGATATTACATACGAAACAAGGCTTTCCGCTCCCATATTCAGGTTTACACCCTGCTGGGTCAGTCCGTCATAGCAGCCTCCCGTTTCGCTGTCGACAAGGCTGATTCCCTTGGAGTTGACACCCTCGTACCATGCATGACAGCTTTTCGCCTTATGTAAATATTTCTTTTTTCCGGTTGCTTCATAAGCCTCCAGATAGGTTAAAACTCCTTCACAGGCTTCCACCGTCTGCTCATCGAACTCAGCCGGGTGCCCTCCCTTCAAAAGCCATCCATTACAGCCTACAGGCTTGAAATATCCATCCTTAAAGGTTACCCCGCCAAGAAACTCCAGGCTTTCCTCGGCTATATCAAGAAATCTCTTTTCTCCTGTAGCCCTGTAAGCAGATATGAGCGACCATGGAAGAACATTATTGCAATATGCTACAATATTCTCAAACCACTTCCAATCTCCGTCCCTGTACTCCTCATACTGGCGGCAAAGGGACTGAGCTGCTTCAAAAACAAGCCTTCTCGCATCTTCGCCTTCAAGGTGGGAAAGACCTATGATGGAATATGCCTTTGCCCTTGGTGAATTGAGAGAAGTCACATGAGGCATCGCATTTTTTAGTATATGTGCAAGCCCGTACTTAACCCCTTTAGGGGTATATTCATTGAAAAGCGCAAATCCCAACGCCCACAGACATCTACCAAAGCAATCCTCCGAGCCTTCCTCCTCAAGCCATTTCCTGTCA
It contains:
- the groL gene encoding chaperonin GroEL (60 kDa chaperone family; promotes refolding of misfolded polypeptides especially under stressful conditions; forms two stacked rings of heptamers to form a barrel-shaped 14mer; ends can be capped by GroES; misfolded proteins enter the barrel where they are refolded when GroES binds); this translates as MAAKIIAFDEKARRSIEAGVNKLADAVKVTLGPKGRNVVLEKKYGSPTITNDGVTIAKEIELEDPYENMGAQLVKEVASKTNDIAGDGTTTATLLAQAIVREGLKNVASGANPIILKKGMEKAVEKAVESIKKNSQKLKGKDDMAFVATISSGDEKIGQLIADAMEKVTAEGVITIEENKASDTIIEVVEGMQFDKGYVSPYMVTDNEKMEALLEDPYILITDKKINNVQDLLPALELVVKNGGKMLLIAEDVEGDALATLVVNKLRGTFTCVAVKAPGFGDRRKEMLRDIAILTGGEVISEEVGMNIKEIKLEWFGKAKSVKVQKENTIIVNGAGNSKAIRDRVESIKKQIELTTSSYDKEKLNERLAKLAGGVAVIRVGAATETEMKEKKYRVEDALNATRAAVEEGIVPGGGTAYINTLPDIKELVNTLHGDEKTGASIILRALEEPLRQIAINAGIDGSVIVEKVKNNDKGIGFDAAKEEYVDMFKAGIVDPVKVTRSALQNAASVAAMILTTESAVAEKPEKKKAPSMPAGDMDY
- a CDS encoding Hsp20/alpha crystallin family protein — translated: MFGLVPFERKGRGVQRRNGDYFDIDSIFENFFNDAVLPSFYRNSSQMKVDIRETEREFILEAELAGFCKEDVHIDATEDRLTISVKGKEQKGEAENVYVRKERKALAMERSFAISNIATDKISAKMENGILTVTLPKVEQVQQKTRKIDIK
- a CDS encoding putative ABC transporter permease, which produces MWGGFYDTVIYFMLYAFVGWVVEVAYAAYKEKRFVNRGFLAGPICPIYGFGALLILGLDRFIKSGSMPFYMSIASAVVITTFLEYVTGYVMEKLLDIKAWDYSGEVLNLHGRICLKFSLFWGILAYVQLTVLQPVLSIYVNAAAQPIKQIIAVLLLGMIIIHTAKALVRMDTVRQSIGDFKISAYFHRQKSFKV
- a CDS encoding co-chaperone GroES, whose amino-acid sequence is MNIKPLGTRVLLKEIESEETTKSGIVLPSNAKEKPYMAEVVEIGPGEVKDGKEIKMVVKKGDRVLYSKYAGTEVKLDNEKYLLAKQDDILAVIE
- a CDS encoding prenyltransferase/squalene oxidase repeat-containing protein, with translation MMGRLYISEVLKDDHIFRLTDDTGMLQHSKYSIPDPNHGYTTDDNARALIMALMLYGRYEKKKYLDLVYRYASFILNAQNKEGKFKNFMSYDRKWLEEEGSEDCFGRCLWALGFALFNEYTPKGVKYGLAHILKNAMPHVTSLNSPRAKAYSIIGLSHLEGEDARRLVFEAAQSLCRQYEEYRDGDWKWFENIVAYCNNVLPWSLISAYRATGEKRFLDIAEESLEFLGGVTFKDGYFKPVGCNGWLLKGGHPAEFDEQTVEACEGVLTYLEAYEATGKKKYLHKAKSCHAWYEGVNSKGISLVDSETGGCYDGLTQQGVNLNMGAESLVSYVISYMKISEVNV
- a CDS encoding phosphomannomutase/phosphoglucomutase, producing the protein MSSINEGIFRQYDIRGIYNEDLTAKDAELIGKAFGTYIKRKGEIEAVVGKDNRKSSPELFNSLVKGLLDTGINVKDIGVVVSPIFYYATHLYNIKSGIMITASHNPAKYNGFKVQYDGRTLYGEELQDIKRMIQEDDFDSGQGKLTVQSPVKDYISMVKEKIKLPGRRLKVVVDCGNGTAGLFAPKLLKELGCEAIPLYCDSNPDFPNHFPDPVKPENLKDLIKAVKANKADLGVGFDGDGDRLGVVDNQGNIIWGDMLMILFWREILPKHPGTPAIVEVKCSETLVDEVKRLGGQPIFYKTGHSLIKAKMKEINAVFTGEMSGHMFFADEYFGYDDAFYACARLLRILSGSSKSLSELLADVPKTYATPEIRVECTEEEKLFYVGKAKTYFKASGNNIIDIDGVRVQFGDGWGLVRASNTGPELIVRCEARTPERLEQIKKEISDSICPLKVA
- a CDS encoding Hsp20/alpha crystallin family protein; this encodes MSSLIPFERKNNGVQRKNGSLFDLFDMDRVFENFFNDTVFPSHFNNSGQMRVDISENDREYILEAELPGVKKDEINLEVHDDRLTISVKKDEKAEEKKDNYLRRERRTSSMVRSFSIENIISDKITAKHENGILTLILPKKEETKPKGRKIDIS